The Sphingosinithalassobacter sp. CS137 genome includes a region encoding these proteins:
- a CDS encoding ABC transporter permease, with translation MTASADFEPVETGGGTTLRFTGALSLARLGDVANRLRGYTGAADRVDLQEVERIDTVGAWLIHEFASDRGIPIEGLSADQQRLLERVGEAADQPVALPARTHNPFTRIVAETGEAVVTAGQTLLGLLGFMGATVIAFWNVATHPRRFRFNATVHRFEVVGVSALGIIGLMSFLIGIVIAQQGAVQLRQFGAEVFTINLVGRITIRELGVLMTAIMVAGRSGSAFAAQIGTMKLTEEVDAMRTIGVSPMEALVVPRTLAAVLMMPLLAFYASLIAIIGGGLLCWVSLDIPPVTFVQRIREVVPITDLWVGLIKAPVFGAIIAIAGCFQGMLVEADAEQVGKRTTAAVVQAIFLVIVLDAFFAIFFSEIGWI, from the coding sequence ATGACCGCATCGGCCGATTTCGAGCCAGTTGAGACCGGCGGCGGCACGACCCTCCGCTTCACCGGCGCCTTGTCGCTCGCGCGGCTGGGCGACGTGGCGAACCGGCTGCGCGGCTATACGGGCGCGGCCGATCGCGTCGACCTCCAGGAGGTCGAGCGCATCGACACGGTCGGCGCCTGGTTGATCCACGAATTCGCGAGCGATCGCGGCATTCCGATCGAGGGTCTGTCGGCCGATCAGCAGCGGCTGCTCGAGCGTGTCGGCGAAGCTGCGGACCAGCCGGTGGCGCTGCCCGCCCGCACCCACAATCCGTTCACGCGGATCGTGGCCGAAACCGGCGAGGCAGTAGTGACCGCGGGGCAGACGCTGCTGGGCCTGCTCGGCTTCATGGGCGCGACGGTGATCGCCTTCTGGAACGTCGCGACTCACCCGCGCCGGTTCCGCTTCAACGCCACGGTCCACCGGTTCGAGGTCGTCGGCGTTTCCGCGCTCGGCATCATCGGGCTGATGAGCTTCCTGATCGGCATCGTCATCGCGCAGCAGGGCGCGGTGCAGCTGCGCCAGTTCGGCGCGGAAGTGTTCACGATCAACCTGGTCGGGCGGATCACGATCCGAGAGCTGGGCGTGCTGATGACCGCGATCATGGTCGCCGGCCGTTCGGGATCGGCCTTCGCCGCGCAGATCGGCACGATGAAGCTGACCGAGGAAGTCGACGCGATGCGCACCATCGGCGTGTCGCCGATGGAGGCGCTGGTGGTGCCGCGCACGCTGGCGGCGGTGCTGATGATGCCGCTGCTCGCCTTCTACGCCTCGCTGATCGCGATCATCGGGGGCGGCCTGCTCTGCTGGGTGTCGCTCGACATCCCGCCGGTCACCTTCGTCCAGCGCATCCGCGAAGTCGTGCCGATCACCGATCTGTGGGTGGGGCTGATCAAGGCGCCCGTGTTCGGTGCGATCATCGCGATCGCCGGCTGCTTCCAGGGGATGCTGGTCGAGGCCGACGCCGAGCAGGTCGGCAAGCGCACCACCGCCGCCGTCGTCCAGGCGATCTTCCTGGTGATCGTGCTCGACGCCTTCTTCGCCATCTTCTTCAGCGAGATCGGCTGGATATGA
- a CDS encoding peptidylprolyl isomerase produces the protein MRAPLARVTLAGMLMPISALFALLAPPATVAPQDAATAAVAEDWAVLPDDELLVMTLDGGRQVFIRLAPGYAPAHVANIRKLAQANWWDGTSVYRVQDNYVAQWGDASEEKPLPPEVLRRLPAEYDWPGSNRVTELARPDPYAAATGHSADGWPLGGDGERAWLTHCYGMVGVARNLAPDTGDGSALYTVIGHAPRHLDRNIALVGRVIEGMEHLSSLPRGTGEMGVYRTEGERTPILSVRLASQLPADERPRFAYRTTDNPRFAAWVRSRESRTPPFFTVPAGGADICNLMPETRRLR, from the coding sequence TTGCGCGCTCCGCTCGCGCGTGTCACGCTCGCGGGCATGCTGATGCCGATTTCCGCGCTGTTCGCGCTGCTCGCCCCGCCGGCGACAGTCGCGCCCCAGGACGCCGCCACCGCCGCGGTCGCCGAGGATTGGGCGGTGCTGCCCGATGACGAGCTGCTGGTGATGACGCTCGATGGCGGGCGCCAGGTCTTCATCCGCCTCGCCCCCGGCTATGCCCCGGCGCATGTCGCGAACATCCGCAAGCTTGCTCAGGCGAACTGGTGGGACGGCACCAGCGTCTATCGGGTCCAGGACAATTATGTCGCGCAATGGGGCGATGCGAGCGAGGAGAAGCCGTTGCCGCCCGAAGTGTTGCGGCGGCTGCCGGCGGAATATGACTGGCCCGGCAGCAATCGCGTGACCGAGCTTGCGCGGCCCGATCCCTATGCCGCGGCCACCGGACACAGCGCCGACGGCTGGCCGCTGGGCGGCGACGGCGAGCGCGCGTGGCTCACCCATTGCTACGGAATGGTCGGCGTGGCGCGCAATCTCGCTCCCGACACGGGAGACGGTTCGGCGCTCTACACGGTGATCGGCCATGCGCCGCGCCACCTCGATCGCAACATCGCGCTCGTCGGCCGCGTCATCGAGGGGATGGAGCATCTCTCCAGCCTGCCGCGCGGCACGGGGGAGATGGGAGTCTATCGCACCGAGGGCGAGCGCACGCCGATCCTGTCGGTGCGGCTGGCGAGCCAGCTTCCTGCCGACGAGCGTCCGCGCTTCGCCTATCGCACGACCGACAATCCGCGCTTCGCGGCCTGGGTGCGCTCGCGCGAAAGCCGCACGCCGCCGTTCTTCACCGTGCCGGCGGGCGGCGCCGATATCTGCAATCTGATGCCCGAAACGCGCCGTCTGCGCTGA
- a CDS encoding HAD family hydrolase: protein MRYLAIYDMDKTITRAPTWTRFLIHAARSHAPWRLGLLPLAGLASVGYLLRLLDRAGLKQATHRLLIGRALSPEALEGLGDAFAETVVARGVLAGARKRIAADRAAGYRLVLATASHRYYAAAIAARLGFDDVIATDARRNVDGHVLSLIEGENCYGPAKLRLVEKWLEAQGIGRGEAHVRAYSDHVSDAPLLGWADEPFAVNAHEPLRRLARQRGWPLLDWHGGAD, encoded by the coding sequence ATGCGGTACCTTGCGATCTACGATATGGACAAGACGATCACGCGCGCCCCCACCTGGACGCGCTTCCTGATTCACGCCGCGCGCTCGCATGCGCCGTGGCGGCTCGGGCTGCTGCCGCTCGCCGGTCTGGCCAGCGTCGGCTATCTGCTGCGGCTGCTCGACAGGGCGGGGCTCAAACAGGCTACTCACCGGCTGCTGATCGGCCGGGCGCTGTCGCCCGAGGCGCTGGAGGGGCTGGGGGACGCCTTCGCCGAGACCGTCGTGGCGCGCGGCGTTCTGGCCGGTGCGCGCAAGCGGATCGCCGCCGATCGCGCCGCCGGTTACCGGCTCGTGCTCGCCACTGCCTCGCATCGTTATTATGCCGCCGCGATCGCCGCGCGGCTCGGGTTCGACGATGTGATCGCCACCGATGCGCGGCGCAATGTGGACGGCCATGTGCTCTCCCTGATCGAAGGGGAGAACTGCTACGGCCCGGCAAAGCTCCGCCTGGTCGAGAAATGGCTCGAAGCGCAGGGCATCGGTCGGGGCGAGGCGCATGTCCGCGCCTATTCGGACCATGTCTCCGATGCGCCGCTGCTCGGCTGGGCCGACGAGCCGTTCGCGGTCAACGCACACGAGCCGCTGCGGCGGCTGGCACGGCAGCGCGGATGGCCCCTGCTCGATTGGCACGGCGGCGCGGATTAG
- a CDS encoding MlaD family protein, producing the protein METRSNHVLVGAVTLILLAVLALFIVWLARLGGGDSREYDIFFKQAIDGINPGSPVAFSGVPAGQVKNIAFWAPDPQFVRVRISVNPDVPILEGTTASIEGIGFTGVSQIQLDGAIKGAPPIDCPESEAAAACPLGVPVIPTKTGGLGAILNSAPQLLERLSTLTERLTELLGDRNQASIAGILANTNRLTDALADRGPEMAATIAEMRNAVQQVGAAADEIGSLANTTERVVDTSVEPAMENLNEAVLAAKQSMENLDAAIADARPGVQAFSQRTVPEAGQLIQDLRRTAIALAEISERIEQGGAGSLIAPQRLPDYEPEE; encoded by the coding sequence ATGGAAACACGATCCAACCATGTGCTGGTCGGGGCAGTCACGCTGATCCTGCTCGCCGTGCTCGCATTGTTCATCGTCTGGCTCGCGCGGCTGGGCGGCGGCGATTCGCGCGAATATGACATCTTCTTCAAACAGGCGATCGACGGCATCAATCCCGGCTCGCCCGTCGCCTTTTCGGGCGTGCCGGCCGGACAGGTGAAGAACATCGCCTTCTGGGCGCCCGATCCGCAGTTCGTGCGCGTGCGCATCAGCGTGAACCCCGATGTGCCGATCCTCGAAGGTACTACGGCGAGCATCGAGGGAATCGGCTTCACCGGCGTGAGCCAGATCCAGCTCGACGGCGCGATCAAGGGCGCCCCGCCGATCGATTGCCCCGAAAGCGAGGCGGCGGCGGCATGCCCGCTGGGCGTGCCGGTGATCCCCACCAAGACCGGCGGGCTCGGCGCGATCCTCAATTCGGCGCCGCAGCTTCTCGAGCGCCTCTCGACGCTGACCGAGCGGCTGACCGAGCTGCTGGGCGACCGCAACCAGGCCTCGATCGCCGGCATCCTCGCCAACACCAATCGCCTGACCGACGCACTGGCCGATCGCGGACCCGAGATGGCGGCGACGATCGCCGAGATGCGCAACGCCGTGCAGCAGGTGGGCGCCGCCGCCGACGAGATCGGTTCGCTGGCGAACACCACCGAGCGCGTCGTCGACACCAGCGTCGAGCCGGCGATGGAAAATCTCAACGAGGCCGTGCTCGCCGCCAAGCAGAGCATGGAGAATCTGGATGCCGCCATCGCCGACGCGCGGCCCGGCGTTCAGGCATTCTCGCAGCGTACGGTGCCCGAGGCGGGGCAGCTGATCCAGGACCTGCGCCGCACCGCGATCGCGCTGGCCGAGATTTCCGAGCGCATCGAACAGGGCGGCGCCGGATCGCTGATCGCGCCGCAGCGTCTTCCCGATTACGAACCCGAGGAATGA
- a CDS encoding DUF445 domain-containing protein, with amino-acid sequence MTLLARTPRGREAPPPGLIRMRWIATGLLVAMAATFLIAGRYDEAYPWVGFVRAFAEAAMVGGLADWFAVTALFRHPLGLPIPHTAIIPRNKDRIATTLAAFLRDNFLTPGVVARRMARMDVAGAAGRWLSDPSGGRSRVQAGAARLFADMLEALDQDRLGGMTKRALGGQLRTLNVAPLLGRALEAAMAEDRHLPLLDGIIRWAARVLEANEHLIRDMVHQRAGTILRWTGLDERLSNAIIDGLAKLITEMAEDPRHPLRAKAEEGMARLAFDLQFDPETQEKVERFKAELLDNPALDRWWMGVWESARAAMLRMARNPEAAFKGELGAALRQLGETLERDAGLRATVNRFVRRSAVGITADHGDAIVRLVSDTVRSWDAETITGRLENSVGRDLQYIRINGTLVGGLVGVAIHTLEVLL; translated from the coding sequence ATGACATTGCTCGCCCGAACGCCCCGAGGCCGCGAGGCCCCGCCCCCCGGCCTGATCCGCATGCGCTGGATCGCCACCGGCCTGCTGGTCGCGATGGCGGCGACCTTTCTGATCGCCGGGCGCTACGACGAGGCCTATCCCTGGGTCGGCTTCGTCCGCGCCTTTGCCGAGGCGGCGATGGTGGGCGGGCTGGCCGACTGGTTCGCCGTCACGGCGCTGTTCCGCCACCCGCTGGGACTGCCGATCCCGCACACGGCGATCATCCCGCGCAACAAGGACCGGATCGCGACCACCCTCGCCGCGTTCCTGCGCGACAATTTTCTCACGCCCGGCGTGGTCGCGCGGCGCATGGCGCGGATGGACGTGGCGGGCGCGGCGGGACGCTGGCTGTCCGATCCGAGCGGCGGGCGCAGCCGCGTGCAGGCCGGCGCGGCACGGCTGTTCGCCGACATGCTCGAGGCGCTCGACCAGGACCGGCTGGGCGGGATGACCAAGCGCGCGCTGGGCGGCCAGCTGCGCACCCTGAACGTCGCGCCGCTGCTGGGCCGCGCGCTCGAGGCGGCGATGGCCGAGGACCGGCACCTGCCGCTGCTCGACGGGATCATCCGCTGGGCGGCGCGGGTGCTGGAGGCCAACGAGCATCTGATCCGCGACATGGTGCACCAGCGCGCGGGCACGATCCTGCGCTGGACCGGCCTCGACGAGCGGCTCTCCAACGCGATCATCGACGGGCTGGCGAAGCTCATCACCGAAATGGCCGAGGATCCGCGCCACCCGCTGCGCGCCAAGGCCGAGGAAGGCATGGCACGGCTCGCGTTCGATCTGCAGTTCGATCCCGAGACCCAGGAGAAGGTCGAGCGGTTCAAGGCCGAGCTGCTCGACAATCCGGCGCTCGACCGCTGGTGGATGGGCGTGTGGGAATCGGCGCGCGCGGCGATGCTGCGGATGGCCCGCAACCCCGAGGCGGCGTTCAAGGGCGAGCTGGGCGCGGCGCTGCGCCAGCTGGGCGAGACGCTCGAGCGCGACGCGGGGCTTCGCGCGACGGTCAATCGCTTCGTCCGCCGCAGCGCCGTGGGCATCACCGCCGATCATGGTGATGCGATCGTCCGGCTGGTGTCCGACACGGTGCGCAGCTGGGACGCCGAGACGATCACCGGCCGGCTGGAGAACAGCGTCGGCCGCGACCTTCAGTATATCCGGATCAACGGCACGCTGGTGGGCGGGCTCGTCGGCGTCGCCATCCACACGCTCGAGGTACTGCTCTAA
- a CDS encoding ABC-type transport auxiliary lipoprotein family protein has product MKKLLPAAALLPLAACIKFGSEPPASLLTIRPAAELPIGETRSSGTAPAITIAVPSVPQELSTTRIPVHSTATTLAYVKDAQWVEQPGRMFARVLSDTIAARTGRVVLSARQSLTDPGAVLTGELRSFGVDARTQQAVVVYDASLMRDAATAFEKRRFEARVPIAQVAARPVADALDSAANQVAAEVAEWVGS; this is encoded by the coding sequence ATGAAGAAGCTGCTTCCCGCCGCCGCGCTGCTCCCGCTGGCCGCCTGCATCAAATTCGGTTCCGAGCCGCCGGCATCGCTGCTGACGATCCGCCCGGCGGCCGAGCTGCCCATCGGCGAGACGCGCAGTTCGGGAACCGCGCCCGCGATCACCATTGCCGTGCCCAGCGTGCCGCAGGAGCTGTCGACCACGCGCATCCCGGTGCATTCGACCGCGACGACGCTCGCCTATGTCAAGGACGCGCAATGGGTGGAGCAGCCGGGGCGGATGTTCGCGCGCGTGCTTTCCGACACGATCGCGGCGCGCACCGGCCGCGTCGTGCTGAGCGCGCGCCAGTCGCTCACCGATCCCGGCGCGGTGCTGACCGGCGAGCTTCGCAGCTTCGGCGTCGACGCGCGTACGCAACAGGCCGTGGTGGTCTATGACGCATCGCTGATGCGCGACGCGGCCACCGCGTTCGAGAAGCGCCGGTTCGAGGCGCGGGTGCCGATCGCGCAGGTCGCCGCGCGGCCGGTCGCCGACGCGCTCGACAGCGCGGCCAATCAGGTGGCGGCCGAAGTCGCCGAATGGGTCGGCAGCTGA
- the adhP gene encoding alcohol dehydrogenase AdhP gives MGTMRAAVVRKFGAPLVIEERPIPEPGPRDVLVRVVASGVCHTDLHAANGDWPVKPNPPFVPGHEAVGYVAAVGREVTGVKEGDPVGVPWLHDACGHCEHCGTGWETLCEAQHNTGYSVDGGYADYVIAPADYVGRLPDRPDFVAMAPILCAGVTTYKGLKETEARPGQWVVISGIGGLGHVAVQYAKAMGFHVAAVDVSEPQLELARSLGADVAVNARDEDAVRQVRQETDGGAHGVLVTAPSVPAFRQAIDMTRRRGTVSLVGLPPGDFPTPIFDVVLKRVTIRGSIVGTRHDLAEAIAFAGEGKVKAHTATAPLEEVNEVLAALAGGKVEGRVVLSLL, from the coding sequence ATGGGCACCATGCGGGCAGCGGTCGTTCGGAAATTCGGCGCACCGCTCGTGATCGAGGAACGGCCGATCCCCGAGCCGGGGCCCCGCGACGTTCTGGTTCGAGTCGTCGCCAGCGGCGTGTGCCACACCGATCTCCATGCCGCCAACGGCGACTGGCCGGTGAAGCCGAATCCGCCCTTCGTGCCGGGGCACGAGGCGGTGGGCTATGTCGCCGCCGTCGGGCGCGAGGTCACCGGCGTGAAGGAAGGCGATCCCGTCGGTGTGCCGTGGCTGCACGATGCGTGCGGCCATTGCGAACATTGCGGCACCGGCTGGGAAACGCTCTGCGAGGCACAGCACAATACCGGCTACAGCGTCGACGGCGGCTATGCCGACTATGTGATCGCACCCGCCGACTATGTGGGGCGCCTGCCCGACCGTCCCGATTTCGTCGCGATGGCGCCGATCCTCTGCGCGGGCGTGACGACCTACAAGGGGCTCAAGGAAACCGAGGCGCGCCCGGGGCAATGGGTCGTCATCTCCGGGATCGGCGGGCTCGGCCATGTCGCCGTGCAATATGCCAAGGCGATGGGGTTTCACGTCGCGGCGGTCGACGTTTCCGAACCGCAACTGGAGCTGGCGCGCAGCCTGGGCGCCGATGTGGCGGTGAACGCGCGCGACGAGGACGCCGTCCGGCAGGTGCGGCAGGAAACGGACGGCGGCGCGCACGGCGTGCTCGTCACGGCGCCGTCGGTTCCCGCATTCCGCCAGGCGATCGACATGACGCGGCGGCGCGGCACCGTGAGCCTCGTCGGGCTCCCGCCCGGAGATTTTCCGACGCCGATCTTCGACGTGGTTCTGAAGCGCGTGACGATCCGCGGATCGATCGTCGGCACGCGCCACGACCTCGCCGAGGCGATCGCCTTCGCCGGCGAAGGCAAGGTGAAGGCGCACACCGCGACTGCGCCGCTCGAGGAGGTGAACGAGGTCCTTGCCGCGCTCGCCGGCGGGAAAGTCGAGGGAAGAGTCGTGCTGTCGCTGCTCTAG
- a CDS encoding efflux RND transporter permease subunit, with product MNFRNISAWAIRNPVPPLVLFFALTLAGIVSFARMDVNNEPDIDFPVVWVSISQPGAAPSELETQITQRVEAAVRSLPGIDQIESTITEGNSQTIVQLDIGTPIDRAVNDVREAVSQIRGDLPDGILEPQVGRVNTTDNELASFTAIATDMTIEDLSWYVDNTVAKELLSIEGLASVDRIGGVDREIRVILDPAKLQSLGITASQVNQQLRQVNLDAAGGRAEISGAEQSVRVLGNAQSAFALGQTQIAVGGGRTVRLDSIAQVRDLYAEQRSLAEWNGQQVLAFDISRAKGASDVAVFEQVEAKLQELEERNPDVRYEILFNSVEYTEEQYESAIAALVEGAVLAVIVVFLFLRDWRATLISALAIPLSAIPTFWFMDMLGFTLNQMTLLALSLVAGVLVDDAIVEIENIVRHMRMGKSAYQASIDAADEIGVAVVATTMSIVAVFLPVGLMPGVSGQFFKNFGLTVVAAVLMSLAVARMLTPMIAAYFLKAHGHAVHGEGRMMDVYMKILRWTLRHRWSAVVGGAAALLATVACIMALPMTFQPQEDRDSSTATIEMVPGTTLEQTDAVVNRVDALLRDHPLVENTYSRTYVGNGRVVAMLKDDREMSSTQFERSLAPELNKIADARVGFQSQQGWGGSGRDITITLGGEDPVLLNETAVKLVREMAQLDTLVAPRIAGDLQRPEIVIKPRLDLAANLGVTTAALSSAIRIATLGDIDQNSARFSLSDRQIPIRVALSEDAREQLSTIQNLPVPTQSGGSVPLSLVADIEFGAGPTRIQRLNQQRRLVVGADLAPGIVSGVAMEQIRKLPTMRDLPLGVNELVVGSAKWQAEMLNNFTVAVISGVFLVFAVLVLLYRRFMSPLVNMGSLLLAPLGGLVALLITGHPLSMPVFIGILMLLGIVAKNSILLIDFALEEMAKGVDKFSAILDAGHKRAQPIVMTTVAMVAGMVPTALSLSGDSSWRAPMGITVIGGLILSTILTLLIVPASFSLAVGIERRLGKGLARRLLTYRPGDEESGTAIEHRPGGHIDYRPGEDGPQPAE from the coding sequence ATGAACTTCCGCAACATCTCGGCCTGGGCGATCCGCAACCCGGTTCCGCCGCTCGTCCTCTTCTTCGCTCTGACCCTGGCGGGCATCGTCAGCTTCGCGCGCATGGACGTGAACAACGAGCCGGACATCGACTTCCCGGTCGTGTGGGTGTCGATCAGCCAGCCCGGCGCCGCGCCGAGCGAGCTCGAAACCCAGATCACCCAGCGCGTCGAGGCGGCGGTGCGCAGCCTGCCCGGTATCGACCAGATCGAATCGACGATCACCGAAGGCAATTCGCAGACGATCGTGCAGCTCGACATCGGCACGCCGATCGACCGGGCGGTGAACGACGTGCGCGAAGCGGTGTCGCAGATCCGCGGCGACCTGCCCGACGGCATCCTCGAGCCGCAGGTCGGGCGCGTGAACACCACCGACAACGAGCTTGCGAGCTTCACTGCGATCGCCACCGACATGACGATCGAGGATCTGAGCTGGTACGTCGACAACACGGTCGCCAAGGAACTGCTGTCGATCGAAGGCCTGGCGAGCGTGGATCGCATCGGCGGCGTCGATCGCGAGATTCGCGTGATCCTCGATCCGGCCAAGCTCCAGTCGCTGGGCATCACCGCAAGCCAGGTGAACCAGCAGCTGCGCCAGGTAAATCTCGATGCCGCCGGCGGCCGCGCCGAGATTTCGGGCGCCGAACAATCGGTGCGCGTGCTGGGCAATGCGCAATCGGCGTTCGCCCTCGGGCAGACCCAGATCGCAGTGGGCGGCGGCCGCACCGTGCGGCTCGATTCGATCGCGCAGGTCCGCGACCTTTATGCCGAACAGCGCTCGCTGGCCGAGTGGAACGGGCAGCAGGTGCTCGCATTCGACATCTCGCGCGCCAAGGGCGCGTCGGACGTCGCCGTGTTCGAGCAGGTCGAAGCGAAGCTGCAGGAGCTGGAGGAGCGCAATCCCGACGTGCGCTACGAGATCCTGTTCAACAGCGTCGAATATACCGAAGAGCAATATGAAAGCGCGATCGCCGCACTGGTCGAAGGCGCGGTGCTGGCCGTCATCGTCGTGTTCCTGTTCCTGCGCGACTGGCGAGCGACGCTGATCTCGGCACTTGCGATCCCGCTGTCGGCGATCCCGACCTTCTGGTTCATGGACATGCTGGGCTTCACCCTCAACCAGATGACGCTGCTCGCGCTCAGCCTGGTGGCGGGCGTGCTCGTCGACGATGCGATCGTGGAGATCGAGAACATCGTGCGCCACATGCGCATGGGCAAATCGGCCTATCAGGCGTCGATCGACGCCGCCGACGAGATCGGCGTCGCCGTGGTGGCGACCACCATGTCGATCGTCGCGGTGTTCCTGCCCGTCGGCCTGATGCCCGGCGTTTCGGGGCAGTTCTTCAAGAATTTCGGCCTGACGGTGGTCGCGGCGGTGCTGATGAGCCTTGCCGTGGCGCGCATGCTCACGCCGATGATCGCGGCCTATTTCCTGAAGGCGCACGGCCACGCCGTCCACGGCGAAGGCCGGATGATGGACGTGTACATGAAGATCCTGCGCTGGACGCTGCGCCACCGCTGGTCGGCCGTGGTGGGCGGCGCGGCGGCGCTGCTGGCGACGGTCGCCTGCATCATGGCGCTGCCGATGACGTTTCAGCCGCAGGAGGACCGCGACAGTTCGACCGCCACGATCGAGATGGTGCCGGGCACCACGCTCGAACAGACCGATGCAGTGGTGAATCGAGTCGATGCGTTGCTGCGCGACCATCCGCTGGTCGAGAACACCTATTCGCGCACCTATGTGGGCAATGGCCGCGTGGTCGCGATGCTCAAGGACGATCGCGAGATGTCGAGCACGCAGTTCGAGCGCAGCCTCGCGCCCGAGCTGAACAAGATCGCCGACGCCCGGGTGGGCTTTCAGTCGCAGCAGGGCTGGGGCGGCAGCGGCCGCGACATCACGATCACCCTGGGCGGCGAGGACCCGGTGCTGCTGAACGAAACCGCCGTGAAGCTGGTGCGCGAGATGGCGCAGCTCGACACGCTGGTGGCTCCGCGCATCGCCGGCGATCTGCAGCGGCCCGAGATCGTCATCAAGCCGCGGCTCGACCTGGCGGCGAACCTGGGCGTGACGACGGCTGCGCTTTCGAGTGCGATCCGCATCGCGACGCTGGGCGACATCGACCAGAACAGCGCTCGCTTCTCGCTCAGCGATCGGCAGATCCCGATCCGCGTCGCCCTGTCCGAAGACGCGCGCGAGCAGCTTTCGACGATCCAGAACCTGCCGGTGCCGACCCAGAGCGGCGGCTCGGTTCCGCTCAGCCTGGTGGCCGATATCGAATTCGGCGCTGGCCCGACTCGAATCCAGCGGCTCAACCAGCAGCGTCGCCTCGTGGTCGGCGCCGATCTGGCGCCGGGCATCGTGAGCGGCGTGGCGATGGAGCAGATCCGCAAGCTGCCGACGATGCGCGACCTGCCGCTCGGCGTGAACGAGCTGGTGGTCGGTTCGGCCAAGTGGCAGGCGGAAATGCTCAACAACTTCACCGTCGCGGTGATTTCGGGCGTGTTCCTGGTCTTCGCGGTGCTGGTGCTGCTGTATCGCCGCTTCATGTCGCCGCTGGTGAACATGGGATCGCTGCTGCTCGCGCCGCTGGGCGGACTGGTGGCGCTGCTCATCACCGGGCATCCGCTGTCGATGCCGGTGTTCATCGGCATCCTGATGCTGCTCGGCATCGTCGCGAAGAACTCGATCCTGCTGATCGACTTCGCGCTCGAGGAAATGGCCAAGGGAGTCGACAAGTTCAGTGCGATCCTCGACGCGGGCCACAAGCGCGCCCAGCCGATCGTGATGACCACCGTCGCGATGGTCGCGGGCATGGTGCCCACCGCCCTGTCGCTTTCGGGGGACTCGTCGTGGCGCGCACCGATGGGCATCACCGTGATCGGCGGCCTGATCCTGTCGACGATCCTGACGCTGCTGATCGTCCCGGCGAGCTTCAGCCTGGCGGTGGGCATCGAGCGGCGGCTGGGCAAGGGGCTGGCGCGGCGGCTGCTGACCTATCGCCCCGGCGACGAAGAGAGCGGCACGGCGATCGAGCATCGCCCGGGCGGCCATATCGACTATCGCCCGGGAGAAGACGGGCCGCAGCCCGCCGAGTGA
- a CDS encoding ABC transporter ATP-binding protein: MSKEAVISVRGLRNSFGDQVVHENLDLDVYRGEILGIVGGSGTGKSVLMRSIIGLQNPDEGEIRVFGEDTRDSDPTEQVEVRKRWGVLFQGGALFSTLTVSENVQVPIREFYRGMDPAMMQEIAAYKVVMTGLPADAGPKYPSELSGGMRKRAGLARALALDPELLFLDEPTAGLDPVGAAAFDEQTRSLQRTLGLTVFLITHDLDTLHAICDRVAVLADKRVIAVGTIDELLALDHPWIQEYFNGPRGRAAVASAQRSSATGNR; the protein is encoded by the coding sequence ATGAGCAAGGAAGCGGTCATTTCGGTGCGCGGCCTGCGCAACAGCTTCGGCGACCAGGTGGTGCACGAGAATCTCGATCTCGACGTCTATCGCGGCGAGATCCTGGGCATCGTCGGCGGGTCCGGCACCGGCAAGTCGGTGCTGATGCGTTCGATCATCGGCCTGCAGAACCCCGACGAAGGCGAAATCCGCGTGTTCGGCGAAGACACGCGGGACAGCGATCCAACCGAGCAAGTGGAAGTGCGCAAGCGCTGGGGCGTGTTATTCCAGGGCGGCGCACTCTTCTCCACCCTCACCGTTTCGGAAAACGTCCAGGTGCCGATCCGCGAATTCTATCGCGGCATGGACCCGGCGATGATGCAGGAGATCGCCGCCTATAAGGTGGTGATGACCGGGCTTCCCGCCGATGCCGGGCCGAAATATCCCTCCGAGCTCTCCGGCGGCATGCGCAAGCGCGCCGGGCTCGCGCGTGCGCTGGCGCTCGATCCCGAGCTGCTGTTCCTCGACGAGCCCACGGCGGGGCTGGACCCGGTGGGCGCCGCCGCGTTCGACGAACAGACGCGCTCGCTTCAGCGCACGCTGGGGCTCACCGTGTTCCTGATCACCCATGATCTCGACACGCTGCACGCGATCTGCGACCGCGTGGCGGTGCTCGCGGACAAGCGCGTGATCGCGGTCGGCACCATCGACGAACTCCTCGCGTTGGATCATCCGTGGATTCAGGAGTATTTCAACGGACCACGCGGCCGCGCGGCGGTCGCGAGCGCGCAGCGGTCGAGCGCGACGGGGAACAGGTGA